In the genome of Xanthobacteraceae bacterium, one region contains:
- a CDS encoding alpha/beta hydrolase, translated as MVSFTHNGTEIAYLDEGSGDPVVLVHGFASSKETNWVYPGWFKPLKDAGYRVIALDNRGHGASTKHYDTARYSIAEMADDVIALLDHLQIEKADLVGYSMGARISAYAASHFPSRVRSATLGGMGMTLVRVAPANTEIAEAMEAESAEGITNPVALRFRKFAEQSGADLKALAALSRSNERTVDLAAAAAIPVPVLIVVGTKDDISGSGEDLAKLIPNAKFVSLPDRDHMRTVGDAKFKQAVIDFLRERP; from the coding sequence ATGGTCAGCTTCACACATAACGGCACCGAGATCGCGTATCTCGACGAAGGCTCGGGCGATCCGGTCGTGCTGGTGCACGGCTTCGCGTCCAGCAAGGAAACCAACTGGGTCTATCCGGGCTGGTTCAAGCCGCTGAAGGATGCCGGGTACCGCGTGATCGCGCTCGACAACCGCGGCCACGGCGCTTCGACCAAGCATTACGACACCGCGCGCTACTCCATCGCCGAGATGGCGGACGACGTGATCGCGCTGCTCGACCATCTGCAGATCGAGAAGGCCGATCTGGTCGGCTACTCGATGGGTGCGCGCATCTCCGCCTATGCCGCGTCGCATTTCCCGTCGCGGGTACGCTCGGCCACGCTGGGCGGCATGGGCATGACGCTGGTGCGGGTCGCGCCTGCGAACACGGAAATCGCCGAGGCAATGGAAGCAGAAAGCGCGGAAGGAATTACCAATCCGGTTGCGCTGCGGTTCCGCAAGTTCGCCGAACAGAGCGGCGCCGACCTGAAGGCGCTCGCCGCGCTGTCGCGATCCAACGAGCGCACCGTTGATTTGGCCGCGGCGGCTGCGATCCCTGTCCCGGTTCTGATCGTGGTGGGGACGAAGGACGATATCTCCGGCTCCGGCGAGGACCTGGCCAAGCTGATCCCGAATGCGAAGTTCGTTTCGCTGCCCGACCGCGATCACATGCGCACGGTGGGCGACGCGAAGTTCAAGCAGGCTGTCATCGACTTTCTCAGGGAACGCCCGTGA
- a CDS encoding DUF3126 family protein translates to MDRAELDRLQTYLQRMLNPEIGLAARARVQNMAELILNDEPIGRVTVDDEDGDRSYNVTVSIEMPSANPNLNEAVRGKFGNPKLRVVPRPKKTDSSEIYLEDEYIAVLFRDDASGRSWTFEMAVLDIDLDEAD, encoded by the coding sequence TTGGACCGCGCCGAACTCGACCGCCTGCAAACCTATCTTCAGCGCATGTTGAATCCGGAGATCGGGTTGGCCGCGCGGGCGCGCGTGCAGAACATGGCGGAGCTTATTCTCAACGACGAGCCGATCGGCCGCGTGACTGTCGACGACGAGGACGGCGACCGTTCCTACAACGTCACGGTTTCCATCGAGATGCCGTCCGCGAATCCGAACCTCAACGAGGCGGTGCGCGGCAAGTTCGGGAACCCGAAACTGCGGGTCGTGCCGCGTCCAAAGAAGACCGACTCCTCCGAAATTTATCTCGAAGACGAATATATCGCCGTGCTGTTCCGGGACGACGCCTCCGGCCGCTCATGGACCTTCGAGATGGCGGTGCTCGACATCGACCTCGACGAGGCCGATTAA
- a CDS encoding enoyl-CoA hydratase/isomerase family protein: MHQTQPQKSPIRTEVKGPVGYLILDRPERKNALSFDMWREVPKLLAALAENKEVRAIVLRGAGDLPFCSGADISEFETVRASADGARAYEEANIVAFDAIGSCPVPTIAMIRSFCMGGGVGLAAACDLRVASDNAEFAIPPGRLGLAYPPQAIGYIVACIGAPNAKDWLYTARRVKAPEAEKLGFLNRLVADAALESEVEALAATIADNAPLSLRAGKLAINHAAGFEAAASLEAVLAAAEKCFDSADYKEGRAAFLDKRKPVFRGE, encoded by the coding sequence ATGCACCAAACGCAGCCGCAGAAATCCCCCATCCGCACCGAAGTCAAAGGCCCGGTTGGTTACCTGATCCTTGACCGCCCGGAGCGCAAGAACGCACTCTCCTTCGACATGTGGCGCGAGGTGCCCAAGTTGCTGGCTGCACTCGCGGAAAACAAGGAGGTCCGCGCCATCGTGTTGCGCGGCGCGGGCGATCTGCCGTTCTGTTCGGGTGCTGATATTTCCGAGTTCGAGACGGTGCGCGCCTCCGCCGACGGCGCGCGCGCCTATGAGGAGGCAAACATCGTCGCGTTCGACGCAATCGGAAGCTGTCCCGTGCCGACGATCGCAATGATCCGCAGCTTTTGCATGGGCGGCGGCGTGGGTCTTGCCGCAGCCTGCGACCTTCGCGTGGCAAGCGACAACGCCGAGTTCGCAATTCCGCCGGGCCGTCTCGGTCTCGCCTACCCGCCGCAGGCAATCGGTTACATCGTCGCCTGCATCGGCGCACCCAACGCGAAGGATTGGCTCTACACCGCGCGCCGCGTGAAAGCGCCGGAAGCGGAAAAACTCGGCTTCCTCAACCGGCTGGTCGCGGATGCGGCACTTGAATCGGAAGTGGAAGCACTTGCCGCGACGATTGCGGACAATGCGCCGCTCTCGCTGCGCGCCGGAAAGCTCGCCATCAATCACGCGGCAGGCTTTGAAGCCGCGGCTTCGCTGGAAGCCGTGCTCGCGGCGGCGGAAAAATGTTTCGACAGCGCCGATTACAAGGAAGGTCGCGCGGCGTTTCTCGACAAGCGCAAGCCGGTGTTCAGGGGCGAATGA
- the cysE gene encoding serine O-acetyltransferase produces MALHKTLPKGVKSLDPVWSRVREEAEEVARREPALASFIFTTVLNHDAIEHAIAHRVAARLGSGDVSSELIVQAFNEAIAADSNIGAAMRADIVAVAERDPATTRYLEPMLYYKGFHALQAHRLAHYLWHKGRKDFALYLQSQSSSVFGVDINPNTKIGRGIFIDHATGVVIGATAVIDDDVSILQGVTLGGTGKEQGDRHPKIRRGVLLSAGAKVLGNIEVGSCARVAAGSVVLKPVPANVTVAGVPARVVGDAGCKDSQPSHSMNQIFEMPFMGEAI; encoded by the coding sequence ATGGCGCTGCATAAGACGCTACCGAAGGGGGTTAAATCCCTCGATCCGGTCTGGAGCCGGGTCCGCGAGGAAGCGGAGGAAGTCGCGCGCCGCGAACCGGCGCTGGCAAGCTTCATTTTCACCACTGTCCTGAACCACGACGCCATCGAGCATGCCATCGCGCACCGCGTGGCGGCGCGCCTCGGCTCCGGCGACGTGTCGAGCGAACTGATCGTGCAGGCCTTCAACGAGGCGATTGCCGCCGACAGCAACATCGGCGCCGCCATGCGCGCCGATATCGTCGCGGTGGCGGAGCGCGATCCGGCAACCACGCGCTATCTGGAGCCGATGCTTTATTACAAAGGCTTCCATGCGTTGCAGGCGCACCGCCTTGCGCACTATCTCTGGCACAAGGGCCGCAAGGACTTCGCCCTTTACCTGCAAAGCCAGTCTTCGTCCGTGTTCGGCGTGGACATCAACCCGAATACCAAGATCGGCCGCGGCATCTTCATCGACCACGCGACCGGCGTGGTGATCGGCGCGACCGCCGTAATCGACGACGACGTTTCCATTCTGCAAGGCGTGACGCTGGGTGGCACCGGCAAGGAGCAGGGTGACCGCCATCCGAAGATCCGGCGCGGCGTGTTGCTCTCGGCAGGCGCGAAAGTGCTCGGCAATATCGAGGTCGGTTCCTGCGCGCGCGTCGCGGCGGGTTCGGTGGTGCTGAAACCGGTTCCGGCCAATGTCACGGTCGCAGGCGTGCCCGCGCGCGTGGTGGGCGACGCCGGCTGCAAGGACTCGCAGCCCTCGCATTCCATGAACCAGATTTTCGAGATGCCGTTCATGGGCGAAGCCATCTGA
- a CDS encoding gamma carbonic anhydrase family protein: MPVYEFEGIRPELPAPGTFWIAPNASVVGKVRLREQVSIWFSAVLRGDNEWIEVGVRSNIQDGCVMHTDPGFPLKIGEGCTIGHNAIVHGCTIGDNSLVGMGATIMNGAKIGKDCIVGANSLVSEGKEFPDGSLIIGAPAKLVRPLDQKTIDFLKLAAASYYNRWPKYAASFKQVD; encoded by the coding sequence ATGCCCGTCTATGAATTCGAAGGAATCCGCCCGGAGCTTCCAGCGCCTGGAACGTTCTGGATAGCGCCGAATGCAAGCGTCGTCGGCAAGGTGCGCCTGCGCGAACAGGTGAGCATCTGGTTCAGTGCGGTGCTGCGCGGCGACAACGAGTGGATCGAAGTCGGCGTGCGTTCCAACATTCAGGACGGCTGCGTGATGCATACCGATCCGGGTTTCCCGCTGAAGATCGGCGAGGGCTGCACCATCGGACACAACGCGATCGTGCACGGCTGCACCATCGGCGACAATTCGCTGGTCGGCATGGGCGCGACCATCATGAACGGCGCGAAGATCGGCAAGGACTGCATCGTCGGCGCAAACTCGCTCGTATCCGAGGGCAAGGAATTTCCGGACGGCTCGCTCATCATCGGCGCGCCCGCGAAACTCGTGCGCCCCCTCGACCAGAAAACCATCGACTTCCTGAAGCTCGCAGCCGCCAGCTATTACAATCGCTGGCCAAAATACGCGGCGAGCTTCAAGCAGGTGGATTGA
- a CDS encoding alpha/beta hydrolase, with the protein MLERAPRTETFTGSSGNKLVGDFYGKGPRAVLLLHGGGQTRHAFAGTAQELAKAGWSALVLDQRGHGDSEWVESGAYTAPDFARDAIAVAAELTKRFGAPPVLVGASLGGMAGMLAEGFAFNEKRAPNFAALVLVDVTPRFDPQGASKIRDFMRGRAFEGFASIEEAADVVAQYLPHRPRPASNEGLRKNLRQRDGRWYWHWDPRFFDGPHPISHERHLYEEERVEAVRHLRIPALLVRGGSSELVKEEHAKEFLALAPHAKFVDVAGARHMVAGDRNDVFSAAIADFLAQLPE; encoded by the coding sequence ATGCTGGAACGCGCGCCGCGTACCGAAACCTTCACCGGATCGAGCGGCAACAAGCTTGTCGGAGATTTTTACGGCAAGGGTCCGCGCGCGGTGCTGCTGCTGCACGGCGGCGGGCAGACGCGCCATGCCTTCGCCGGTACGGCGCAGGAACTCGCGAAAGCCGGTTGGAGCGCGCTGGTACTCGACCAGCGCGGACATGGCGACAGCGAATGGGTGGAAAGCGGGGCGTACACCGCGCCTGATTTCGCGCGCGATGCGATTGCCGTCGCGGCGGAATTGACCAAGCGCTTCGGCGCGCCGCCGGTGCTGGTCGGCGCATCGCTCGGCGGCATGGCCGGGATGCTGGCGGAAGGTTTCGCCTTCAACGAAAAGCGCGCGCCGAACTTCGCGGCGCTGGTGCTGGTCGACGTGACGCCGCGGTTCGATCCGCAGGGTGCCTCCAAGATCCGCGACTTCATGCGCGGGCGCGCGTTCGAGGGCTTCGCGAGCATTGAGGAAGCGGCGGACGTGGTCGCGCAGTACCTGCCGCACCGGCCGCGTCCGGCTTCCAACGAAGGGCTGCGCAAGAACCTGCGGCAGCGCGATGGCCGCTGGTACTGGCACTGGGACCCGCGTTTCTTCGACGGCCCGCATCCGATCAGCCACGAACGCCACCTCTATGAAGAGGAGCGGGTGGAGGCGGTGCGCCACCTTCGCATTCCCGCGTTGCTGGTACGCGGCGGGTCTTCCGAACTGGTCAAGGAAGAACACGCGAAAGAGTTTCTCGCGCTCGCTCCGCACGCCAAATTCGTCGATGTGGCGGGTGCCCGGCACATGGTGGCGGGCGACCGCAACGACGTTTTTTCGGCGGCTATCGCCGATTTTCTGGCGCAGCTACCCGAATAA